The genomic DNA ACAGACTTCAGCGCGAACTCGCCGAAGCTGACTTTGCTACCGCGCAATGCCAGGCCACGGTTGTGGCCGGTCATCTGCTTGCGGAACTTCGTACGCTTTGGTTGCAACATTTGGCGTACCCCTTACTTAGCAGCTTTTTTACGAGGCGCTGGTGCTTGTGGTTTCAGTTCTTCTTGGCGACCACCAATTACTTCGCCTTTGAAGATCCAAACCTTTACACCGATCACACCGTAAGTGGTGTGAGCTTCGTAGTTGGCATAGTCGATGTCGGCACGCAGGGTGTGCAGTGGCACACGACCTTCGCGATACCATTCAGTACGTGCGATTTCAGCACCGCCGAGACGACCGCTCACTTGGATTTTGATGCCTTTGGCACCAATGCGCATGGCGTTCTGTACAGCGCGCTTCATAGCGCGACGGAACATTACGCGACGCTCCAGCTGCTGAGCTACGCTCTGCGCAACCAGCATACCGTCGAGCTCCGGCTTGCGGATCTCTTCGATATTGATGTGCACAGGCACACCCATTTGCTTGGTCAGGTCCTGACGCAGTTTCTCAACATCTTCACCTTTCTTCCCGATAACGATACCTGGACGAGCGGTGTGGATGGTGATACGTGCAGTCTGCGCCGGACGATGGATATCGATACGGCTTACGGACGCGCTTTTTAGTTTGTCTTGGAGATACTCACGCACCTTCAGATCAGCGAACAAGTAGTCCGCATAAGTCCGACCGTCTGCGTACCAGACGGAGGTGTGCTCCTTGACGATTCCCAGGCGAATGCCAATGGGATGTACTTTCTGACCCATCTCTTCGACTCCGTTACTTGTCAGCAACCTTGACAGTGATATGGCAAGACCGCTTGACGATGCGATCAGCACGGCCTTTGGCACGTGGCATGATGCGCTTCAGCGAACGCCCTTCGTTGACGAAAACGGTGCTGACCTTCAGGTCATCAACGTCTGCGCCTTCGTTATGCTCGGCGTTGGCTACGGCCGACTCCAGCACTTTCTTCATGATCTCGGCGGCTTTCTTACTGCTGAAAGCCAACAGGT from Pseudomonas beijingensis includes the following:
- the rplV gene encoding 50S ribosomal protein L22, with translation MEVAAKLSGARISAQKARLVADQIRGKKVGEALNLLAFSSKKAAEIMKKVLESAVANAEHNEGADVDDLKVSTVFVNEGRSLKRIMPRAKGRADRIVKRSCHITVKVADK
- the rpsC gene encoding 30S ribosomal protein S3 encodes the protein MGQKVHPIGIRLGIVKEHTSVWYADGRTYADYLFADLKVREYLQDKLKSASVSRIDIHRPAQTARITIHTARPGIVIGKKGEDVEKLRQDLTKQMGVPVHINIEEIRKPELDGMLVAQSVAQQLERRVMFRRAMKRAVQNAMRIGAKGIKIQVSGRLGGAEIARTEWYREGRVPLHTLRADIDYANYEAHTTYGVIGVKVWIFKGEVIGGRQEELKPQAPAPRKKAAK